One Enterobacter asburiae genomic window, CCACGTTAAACGCCCGGCGGGCAAAGAGCCCGCAGACGTGGGTCATGACGCCAGGGTGGTTGCGGACGGTGAGTTCCAGAATGACGTTATCATGTTGTTTCTGCATGGCTTATTCTCCCACCATCTCAGTATTTGCCGCACCCGGCGGCACCATCGGATACACTTTTTGTTCAGGGTCGATACGCACGTGGATCAGCGCCGGGCCGGGGCGAGAAATCGCCGCCTGCAGCGCCGCGTGGGCGTCTTCTTCCGCGTTCAGATCGCAGGTATGCAGGCCAAAGCCGGCGGCAATCTGCATAAAGTTAATCATCCCCGGATAGGTCGCCGCAAACACGCCCTGCTTGTAGAACAGGCTCTGCTGCTGGTGCACCAGACCCAGCGCCTCGTTGTTCATCAGGATGATTTTCACGTCTAACTGGTTTTCGGCCGCGGTCGCCATTTCCTGAATGTTCATCATCAGGCTGCCGTCGCCGGAGAAGCAGATGACCTTGCGGTCCGGATTCGCCAGCGCCGCGCCCACGGCTGCGGGCAGACCAAAGCCCATGGTTCCCAGCCCGCCGGAGGTCAGCCACTGGCGCGGACGGTTCAGCGGGTAGGCCTGAGCGGTCCACATCTGGTGCTGGCCCACATCAGTGGTGATAATCGCGCTGTCGTCCACGCAGGCGGCCACGGCGTTGATAAGACCATAGTGGCTCAGCGGGTCGCCTTCGGTTGGGATGGCGCCCGGGAACTCGCGCTGCAGATCCGCCACCAGCTGGCGCCAGTCGGCGCGGTCGGCTGCGTCCGTCTGCGGGATCAGCTGCGCCAGCACCTCGGCCACGTCGCCCTGAATCGCCACGTGCGGCTGCTTGATTTTACCCAGCTCCGCGCGGTCGATATCCACGTGAATGATTTTGGCGTTCGGGCAGAACTGCTCGGTTTTGCCAATCGCCCGGTCATCAAAACGTGCGCCCATAACAATCAGCAAATCCGCCTCTTGCAGGATGTAGTTGGTGCTGCGCGCGCCGTGCATGCCCAGCATGCCGAGAGAGAGCGGGTGCGCTTTAGGCAGCATGCCCAGCGCCATCAGGGTCATGGTGGTCGGCAGGTTGGCTTTTTCCGCAAACTGGCGGATTTCATCCGCGGCGTTAATCGCCCCGCCGCCCAGATAGAGCACCGGGCGTTTGGCGGCGTTGATCATGGCGGCAGCATCGCGCACGCTCTCAGCGCTGAATTCCGGCGCGGGGGCACGCTCGCCCGGCTCGGGCAGTACGTCGATCTCGATCTCTGCGGTCTGGACATCCTTAGGAATGTCTATCCACACCGGGCCCGGACGGCCGGACTGCGCAATGCGGAACGCATCGCTGATAACCTGAGGCAGCTCGCTGATATCGCGAACTAAATAGTTATGTTTGGTGATGGGGATAGAGATGCCGTAGGTGTCCACTTCCTGGAACGCATCGGTGCCGATCATCGAGGATGGTACCTGGCCGGTAATGCAGATCAGCGGAATGGAGTCGAGACGCGCGTCGGCGATGGCGGTGACCAGGTTGGTTGCGCCCGGGCCGCTGCAGGCCATACAGACCGCCGGTTTGCCCTGCGTACGCGCCATGCCCTGAGCGATAAAGCCTGCCCCCTGCTCGTGGCGCGCCAGCACGTGGCGGATCTGCGTGCTTTGGCTTAACGCATCGTACAGCGGCAGCACCGTGCCGCCCGGGATGCCCGCAACGATGGTAATGCCCTGTCGTTCCAGTAAGTGAACGATTAATTGCGCGCCAGTAAAACGCGTCCTGGTGGATGTTGTGCCCGAACTTGCCATGCTCCAGTCCTTTTCTTCTGGGCCGACTTTCCGGGGAGGCTCTTAAACGAAAAACCCCGCCCGGTTTGCGCCGGCGGGGTTTTGGATTCGTGTGTTGATCCAGTCCCTACGGCGCATTGCCGACGACCACCACCACACGCACGACGACCACTGCGGCAGGTTGCGCAGTTTTTAGTAGGGTCGAAGTGAAGATGGATGAAGTCATTGGGGACCTGTGTTTGGAATCATTGATTGAATTTATACAAACACAGGTTTTCGGGCGTGACAATGGAAATATTTTCATCTGCGCAAAAATGCGTCAGGGATCACGTTTCGTTTGTTGAGTGATAACTCTCAAAAAGTCGGTTTTTACTCACTCAATAAACAGCGCAGGTGAAACCCCAAACCTCGCAGCCAGCTTTTTAATATGGTTCAGAGTAAGCTGTCTCTGACCATTCAGAACCCGTGAAACCATCGATTTACTGCCAATTTCATCCTGAAAATCCGATATCGTCAGGTTGTACTGATCCATCAAAGTTCTTAAAACCGCAATACCGACGGGAACGGACTCCATCTCCTTGCGTAATGCGACTATCTCTGGCCGATTGGCTTCGTAACGGCTAATCCTGGCGCACACAATATCCAGCAAGGGGCTATCGGGCTCGTTCATAAGAAGATACTCAACAAGCTCTAGCGCATCCTCATAATCTTTCTCGCTCGGCTGTTCACCCAGTAAAGGAACGGCCGCAACAAGGGCATGCGTAGCTTTCATTGCATCAGCGACGATCATCATTTCTTCCCCTTAGTGCGATGTTTCTCCGTAAAACGGTCATATTCCTTATGCTGGGGAAACTGGGTTACCGCATCCAAAATAGCTTTCATAGAGATTAAATGCATACTGCATGCCTGCCGCGTCCGTTGCCATTATGGCAATGATGACATCCATTGCCAATAAGTCAACAGGTCTGTTTTTAAGGGCAGACCAGAAAACAAAAAACCCCGCCTAAGCGAGGTTTTTATCAGGGTTTTGCGGTTGGTCGCCGCAGAACACACTGTGTTACGTCAACGCAAAAAGTATACGCGATCGAAGACGAACGCGCAATTCCGGCACGGATTTTGACGTTTTTGAGTATGGATCGCCTTCCTGATTTTGTCCAAAAAATACTGTTCATGCATACAGCATTTATCTATACTGAGGGTGTTCGCAGTGAGCGAGGGGGCCGCAGTTCTACCGGCGCAATGAAGTCCTGGCTGAAACGGGTGGTGCCGTCAGTGCCTTAACCCCTGAAGTGAGCACACTGTGTTACGTCAATCCAGGTGCTGGCAACAGGCGGCGGAAAGGTACGCCAGCATCGTGCTCCTTTTAACCAAAAGGAGACGCGTATGAGCGTAGTGGATATGGTGATACTTATCCTCAAACTCATTGTTGCAGTACTGCAACTGCTTGATGCTGTCCTGAAATTCCTTCGGTAATTCAGGTTCAAGTCGCACCTGAGAGGGGCGGGCAACCGCCCCTCTTTAATAACGAGGGAATGCTATGTCGCGTCTGTTAATTGAGCCTGTCACACCGGATGAACCGGGGTATATCGCCCTGAAGGCGGAAAGTCTCGCATTGAATTTCAACATGCTGCGCAGGCTGGAAGAGAACTGGCAGCGTGGTGAGAACCGCTTTAACGCGCCGGGTGAAAAGCTGCTGGGTGCGTTTCTCAACGGCAAGCTGGTGGGCGTGTGTGGTCTGAATCGCGATCCGTTCAGCCTGCAGCCGCGCGCCGGACGCATTCGCCATCTCTACGTCAGCGAGAAGTGCCGCGGGCTGGGCATTGGCAAACAGCTTTTGACCGTGGTCATGGCCGATGCCAGCATCTGGTTTGATTTCCTGAATACCCACGCGCCGGACAGCGCCTACGGATTTTATCATCAAGCGGGTTTTACGCTGGTCTCAGACGAACCGCGGGTGACGCACCGCCTTTTTTGTGCGGTGTAACCGGCTGGCAGCATCAGGATGTGAATGTTACAGTTGAGTGACAATTCATCACCCGATACGCCATGACCATCACCGTATTCTGCATTTTGCTGTTCGCCGCGCTGCTACATGCCAGCTGGAACGCCATCGTCAAAGCCGGAACGGACAAACTCTATTCCGCCATAAGCGTCAGCGGCTCCGCCACGGTTATCGCTCTGGTCTTACTGCCGTTTTCTCCACAGCCATCTGCTGAAAGCTGGCCGTTTTTGATCGTCTCCTGCGCCCTACAGGTGGTGTACACCGTGCTGGTGGCGAAGACCTATCAGGTCTCCGATATGAGCCAGACCTACCCGCTGATGCGCGGCACCGCCCCGCTGCTGGTGGCGCTGATCAGCGTGCTTGCGCTTGGCGATAGCCTTTCGTGGCTCGCCTGGTCCGGGATCGGGGTAATTTGCCTGTCGATTCTGGCGATGGCGATGAACGGGCGCATGCAGTCACGCAAAGGGATCTGGCTGGCGCTGCTGAACGCGTGTTTCATCGCAGGTTACACGCTGGTGGATGGCACCGGCGTGCGGCTGTCGGACACCGCGCTGGGCTATACGCTGTGGACCTTCTTTATGAACGGCTTCTGCCTGCTCGGCTGGGCGATGGTGGCGCGTCGGCGCGAGGCGTCCGGCTACCTGCCCCTGCACTGGAAAAAGGGGTTGCTCGGCGGTATTGGCACCATGGGCTCTTACGGTCTGGCGCTTTGGGCAATGACGCAGGCACCGCTGGCGGTGGTCGCGGCGCTGCGTGAAACCTCCATACTCTTTGGCGCGCTGATCGCGTTTGTCCTTTTAAAAGAGAAGGTTGCGGGTCTGCGCATCGTGGCGGCACTGGGTATTGCCGGCGGTGCCATTCTGCTGCGCCTGGCGTAAATCACTGGCAACATTAGTTGCCGTTCTTGTTTACAAATCCTGCCTTTCCCGGTTTTTTCATTCACCACGACAATGCTTAAATTGTCATCTCACTGTGGTAGATTCCTCGCGCATTTATGGGAATGCGCAGTCACTTATTCTTCATTTTTCTCTTTTGGCAAAAGTATTCAGCGACATGAAAAAACAAAGGAACGTTAACTTATTGTTGATGCTGGTGTTACTGGTGGCCGTCGGTCAGATGGCGCAAACCATCTACATTCCGGCGATTGCCGACATGGCAAAGGAATTGAACGTCCGCGAGGGCGCGGTGCAGAGCGTAATGGCAGCCTACCTGCTGACCTATGGCGTTTCGCAGCTCTTCTACGGCCCGCTGTCCGACCGCGTCGGGCGTCGCCCGGTGATCCTGGTGGGCATGAGCATTTTCATGGTGGCGACCGTTATTGCCATAACCACCCACAGCCTGACCGTATTGATTGCCGCCAGCGCCCTGCAGGGCGTCGGGACTGGCGTCGGCGGGGTGATGGCGCGTACCTTACCGCGCGATATGTATCAGGGCACCCAGCTCCGTCATGCCAACAGCCTGTTGAATATGGGGATTCTGGTCAGCCCGCTGCTGGCCCCGCTTATTGGCG contains:
- the ilvB gene encoding acetolactate synthase large subunit; translation: MASSGTTSTRTRFTGAQLIVHLLERQGITIVAGIPGGTVLPLYDALSQSTQIRHVLARHEQGAGFIAQGMARTQGKPAVCMACSGPGATNLVTAIADARLDSIPLICITGQVPSSMIGTDAFQEVDTYGISIPITKHNYLVRDISELPQVISDAFRIAQSGRPGPVWIDIPKDVQTAEIEIDVLPEPGERAPAPEFSAESVRDAAAMINAAKRPVLYLGGGAINAADEIRQFAEKANLPTTMTLMALGMLPKAHPLSLGMLGMHGARSTNYILQEADLLIVMGARFDDRAIGKTEQFCPNAKIIHVDIDRAELGKIKQPHVAIQGDVAEVLAQLIPQTDAADRADWRQLVADLQREFPGAIPTEGDPLSHYGLINAVAACVDDSAIITTDVGQHQMWTAQAYPLNRPRQWLTSGGLGTMGFGLPAAVGAALANPDRKVICFSGDGSLMMNIQEMATAAENQLDVKIILMNNEALGLVHQQQSLFYKQGVFAATYPGMINFMQIAAGFGLHTCDLNAEEDAHAALQAAISRPGPALIHVRIDPEQKVYPMVPPGAANTEMVGE
- a CDS encoding helix-turn-helix domain-containing protein encodes the protein MIVADAMKATHALVAAVPLLGEQPSEKDYEDALELVEYLLMNEPDSPLLDIVCARISRYEANRPEIVALRKEMESVPVGIAVLRTLMDQYNLTISDFQDEIGSKSMVSRVLNGQRQLTLNHIKKLAARFGVSPALFIE
- a CDS encoding DMT family transporter, producing MTITVFCILLFAALLHASWNAIVKAGTDKLYSAISVSGSATVIALVLLPFSPQPSAESWPFLIVSCALQVVYTVLVAKTYQVSDMSQTYPLMRGTAPLLVALISVLALGDSLSWLAWSGIGVICLSILAMAMNGRMQSRKGIWLALLNACFIAGYTLVDGTGVRLSDTALGYTLWTFFMNGFCLLGWAMVARRREASGYLPLHWKKGLLGGIGTMGSYGLALWAMTQAPLAVVAALRETSILFGALIAFVLLKEKVAGLRIVAALGIAGGAILLRLA
- the tisB gene encoding type I toxin-antitoxin system toxin TisB gives rise to the protein MSVVDMVILILKLIVAVLQLLDAVLKFLR
- a CDS encoding GNAT family N-acetyltransferase, with product MSRLLIEPVTPDEPGYIALKAESLALNFNMLRRLEENWQRGENRFNAPGEKLLGAFLNGKLVGVCGLNRDPFSLQPRAGRIRHLYVSEKCRGLGIGKQLLTVVMADASIWFDFLNTHAPDSAYGFYHQAGFTLVSDEPRVTHRLFCAV
- the ivbL gene encoding ilvB operon leader peptide IvbL produces the protein MTSSIFTSTLLKTAQPAAVVVVRVVVVVGNAP